In Melanotaenia boesemani isolate fMelBoe1 chromosome 5, fMelBoe1.pri, whole genome shotgun sequence, the DNA window TCATATATTTAGATGTGACACATGTACATACACTTCTGAAATGCAATATTTGAAAAACCCTGGTCTACATTTTCCAGTCCATTGTCAGATTGCTTTTGGAGTGTGTGATGTAACttcctgctttttaaaaaacatgtagtCTTTGTCGAACATAACAGAGTTCACAGTCTTAGTGTTATCTGTGCTAATGTGACAGCTTATAGGCCTGAAAAATAGACCCCATGAAGGCTTTACTTTGTCTATACTTTGACTTCCTGCTGCATCATTGTGTCTTTCTCGCTTATTCTGCTCACGTTGTGATTCATCTTTTTATTGAAAGATATTGAAAAGACAGAAGTGACACGGTTTTTAGCACATGTGCAGACgtgataaaaatatttaataaatcagaTACATGCGTGTCCATGTATGAAAACATCAGAGTATTGGGGAGAAACTTAGGTGTGTTAGTTTGATTTCTCTTAATCAGTTAACTGCCGTTATCTGATTATAAATAACAGATTATGGTGTCTACATGATCATTTTAATAATCTACAGAACTACAGAAATCAGATAACAATCAGATTTTTGAAATGCATGTAAATAGACTCACCTGGTGTTCACACTGTGCCTGTAGTTTCTGTCTTTTCACTTCACCACCGTTTTAGAGCAGGAACGATGTTGCCACAAAGTGTTCCTGGTGTGTTATGCCTAAATGTGAGCAGTGCATAGTGGGTAACGTAGTCTGAAGTAGGTGTAGTGCTGGGGAAATGTAGGCAATTACTGCTGCAGGACCTCACATTATCTAAACGAGTTCAAgttctttatttgcaaatatttttagttCAATAAACGTGTTCTTTTGAACCCGTTCGTACACAACACTGTGACAGTCATAATGAGAAGGAGCCTCATGCTGTCATAAAGCATCCCTGAAAAGTTTTCAGTAGATTTTCATTATGTTTCCTCCAGCTTATTTTTCTACTGTGGTGCAGGTGAATGGCTCGCCGCAGACCGTCAACAGCACAGTCCATAATATTCAGGATATTGAGCTCTCGAAAGACCACACTGGAGTCCTGGTCAAAATGACGCTCTCCGGTcaacacatttctgtttcatttgatGGCACCATGGCTCAGATCCATGCGGAaggtacagaaaataaatatagtcATTTTGGATGTGGGATTCATAGACTATATTTCTGCTGCTCAGTGAGCTGCAGTTTTAACTTGCCATTGATCTACATTTTTCTTCAGGACCTGCTGGATCATCTATGGGTGGTCTGTGTGGAGACTCCAGCAGTTTTTCAAGTGCAAAGCTCTCCAGCGAAAGCTTACCCGGGTAACAACTTTTCCCAAGCTTAATGACCTACTGAATTAGCTCTGCTGCTTCTGAATAAATGAGTTATTGATACACAATATATGAAAATTCCAGAGCCGATCAGCAGTCCtgaatatgttttgtttgtttcctgcaGCTGTGACACCCAGTACACCGAACCAGCTGATGCTACGATCAACTGCACCGCGATGACCGAACTGTAAGCAGATCATTCCAAACAGCAGGACTCATCTACTGGAGTTATACTCTGATCTAAATGACATATTGATTCAAGTGTTTCATGTTACATGACTACATTACAGATGCAGGGGCATATCCATGAAGTGTTTTTACGACACTAGTTTGTGTGGGGCTGCAGATTAATAGTTATTACTTACTGCAGTGTCCAGCAGGATCACTGTGAACTATGGCAAGAATTAGTGTGGGAAAAACAGTGATTGTTGATTCAATAAgataatcaatcaatcaagtaatcaattaatcaattaaactttgGTAATATGGTACTTTTAGTACAAAACAAAGggctttccaaaaaaaaaacatcataaccCACAAAGTCCCCAAGACCAAGTCgcacctacacacacatatgtgcacaTGTTCATATACATAAAATGGGGCTCTCGACCAACACTGTCCCAACCCTAACCAGTTGCATAgggaattaatttaaaagaagcaagttggaaaaaaagaataaattattacACAGGTTGTGATTAAAGCATAAGATAGCCATTTACTTTGGTCACTTTTGGTTCCCATGATAATAAACTTGATGGTCAACTAATCAGTACTGGGTGGGCCTGGAGGTGACCAGTGAAATTTCAGGGTTGGCCCACCCAGATGAAAGTTAAACATAAAGGAAATTatcagttaattttattttatgttctctTTATTTGTGGAACAGCTGTAACATCCTGAGAGACCCATCCTTCTCCTCCTACAACGAGGTCCTGGATCCAGCTCCCTACATAACGGCCTGCAGTGAGACTCTGTGCAAATATCCTGCAATGGACGGTCTCAGGTGTGAGTTCATGTGGGCCTACGCCAGAGCCTTCAGCCTGAGAAACAACACACTGGAAGACTGGTGGCCAAAGGCTATGTGCAGTAAGACCTGACCTGACTTCATTAAAattcacctgttttttttttttcagaataatATATCAGTGCTTCTTCCTGCAGATCCTCCTAACAGCATTTGCCAGGACAGGTTCTGCAGTGATCACGAGTTCTGCGGCATGAAGTACAGTGGTCTACCTGGCTGTCTCTGTAGAGCTATTTTTGCCTCTAGTTACAAAGAGTCAAACACTCTGGGTACGATAGCTGTGACAGCAACATAATAGGACCGagtgaagaaaaatatttaaccatttctttttttgtcattgtgatTTTCAGCTAATCCAGTAATCTGCACACCGAACACTACTTCAATCAGTCTGGTGGGTTGTCTCCTAGAGGAAAATAACATTAACTACACCCGCTTAAATCTCATTGACGAGACCTGCAAGGGTGAAATGGACCAGGAGAGCCACCTGGTGACTTTCAGCtttaacaccagcaacacctgtGGGGCATTGATCACGGTGGGTCCTCTCCTCAACCTCTGGAGACAAAGGAAACTTCATTGTAGTTATTTGTTGAGCTCTAGTCAACATTTGATACATTCAACATTCTTAAAGAAGCTTATTCAGTTACAACACCTGATTATTTGATCCTGCAGACCAACAAGACCCAAGTAAACTATGAGAACATCATCATGGGCCAGAACAGATCTTCTAGTTTGATCTTTCGACGTGATCAATTCAATGTCCACTTCTCCTGCGCTCACGCTCACAAGGCAGAAGCCACGGCTGTGACCTTCAGAATCAAAGACAAGTGTGTTCTGACTTgtaacttttgttttatatgtgacGTGAAACTTGTGAGCTGGTTTTTGAGTCAGTGATGctgatgtgtgtttatgtgtgttgcCTGCAGCTCTGTGGTCCAGCAGATGGCATGTGGAGAATTTAATTACACTGTAAACATGAAGACCTACTCTGACCCTGAGCGAACACAACTTGTGGATCTTACCACTGATGTGAAGCTGGACCAGAGGATCTGGATGCTCGTGGACACTGAAGGGTTGGATGGCAAGAACGTTGTCATTGTGTTAGATTACTGCTGGGCAACTAGCCACCTATCATACAGCAGTGGTCTGAAACACTACCTGATCTACAACAGGTGAGACACAATAAGATGTGGGAGCTGCTCACTGGGATTCATTCATAAGTGTGATTTCTGATCGCTGTTATTGGAAACTGAGAAAAGTTTGTTCCTGTTTGTGAGCAGCTGTGCGAACCCCAATGACACAACGGTGTCGGTGGAGACAAACGGAGAGGATGTCTTCTCCACCTTCAGCTTCAACATGTTCCAATTCGTTGGGTGCTCTGGAGACATCTACATTCACTGCAAAATCAGGCTGTGTGTCCTAGAGGGTCCCGGTGCCTGTGTCCCGGTACGCCTCACTAGAAGTTCACCATGACTGTTTAATACTAGTTGTATGAGAAAATGAACCAGACTGATCGTGTCTTAATGTAATTTACCAAACCCCGATTGAACTGCCATTTGCAATTATTCTTGtagctaattttttttaaacctaaatattcaaattattaAATGTCTTGAAACCTCAAttcaaataataaattttttaaggatgttaatatttcattattttttttaacttctagGATTGTTCTGGTGGAGCTAGGAAACGCAGATCTGCCCATCCCAGTTTTGAACCTGATGATTCAGGATTTGTCACCATGGCCTGGATTAATTAGGTAAAACTCTATTATTTACTTTAGATCAGGGATCACCAGTACCAGACCTTAaggaccactgtcctgcaggttttagatgtttccccaCTGCAACAACCTGGATTATAATAAAatagttctccaacagcttaTTCAGTTCTGCATTAGGCTCTCAATGACCCATTACTTTGAGTGAGGTGAGCTGTAGAAGAGAAACAGCTAAAGGCTGCAAGACAGTGGCTCTCGTGGTCTAGAGTAGGTGATTCCTGCTATAGATTAccactgcattaaaacagcacaaaaaaagtttaaaaaagttcTACATAAAATCAATATTATAAGCTTCTCATTACTGTTAGTCATCATTTGCCTAGCAGTCAAGGATCAGGGCTAAGTGTCTGAGAGAGTCCATTCAGATTATGGTGATCCTAGAGATAAAAATATACCTGCTGTTTAACCTTGTGTACACTGCATTGTGAGTGTAATTGTTCACACTGCTGTTTGTGCTTTACACTTGTTACTGATGGAGTCAAGGCTGCATTCTAAGTTAGGGAGATGATACCTGAGGCTGCATCCTCTGTTTGAAGTTTGTTCTCTTCAGTTTAACAAATATGGATTCCTTTACCCCATTCTAAAATCATTTGTCTTACATGTCAAGTATTAAGACATTACTGTCCTTATAAGAGCTCAGACCTTGTGTTCTGGTGTGTTGCCTGAGTCAGAGGAAATGAGATAAAGAAGAGTGAGAtgacataaatataaatgatgATATAAAAGTCACTTTATCTGCTCTCTCAGGTTGTTTCCATGGTGAAATGGACTCACTGACAGGCTGCTGACCTCCATGATGATCCCTGACTTGTCTGGTCCTGGTCCGAACTTGGATGTGCCAACAGATTTCTGGATGGAAGCATCGTGAAGACACAGCCAAACTTCAGTCTCTGACAGAGTCTACAGCtgatcttttctctctcttaccAAAGAAAGATTTTGATTTCTTGGCTTGCTGGAGCTAAACACGTTTTAGACATGAAGATTACACCAATCATATGTTTTTACTTGAAATATATCACCAAATTACTGTGCAGTCGGATATAATCTGGTAACTTGCTGTACTTTAAATTagtaaatctttttaaaaatatggtaATCAAAGTAATTataatcttttctgtttttgttgttttatttctttacttctTTCAATTTATGTAAGTTGTATTCTGATTTATGAGATCATTTTCTGCTCTAATTGCAATGAGAACATGTTCCTGACAACAGTAAACACACTTTTCTGCCTTGATTTAAaccatatttattaattttatcactatttatttaacataaaaatgaccaaagaataaataaaataaatgatggtaaaaagaaaactgagtttGGCTTCATTCAGAGTTTGTTCACACACTGATTTCCTGCATTAAAGACACTTTTGGTTAGCAATGTAACAAGGCCACAACCTCCCTACCTACACTTTCTCATTTTTATGCAGGCGATCAATTTCAGTGTAGTAGCTTGGACATAACTTGACCTTTGACACCTGATGCGGATATTATCACCCAACTGAATGGATATTAACAGATTAACTTAAAAGATACACATTTTTACAACCTACATTCAAGCTCCttttgaaaactgaaaaaactaCAATCATGGCAAagaaaggcaagtttatttgtacccAATTtctgtacaagacaattcaaagtactttacataaaacattaaaagcattacagcaggctAATTTGTCTTCAGCTGCATGTGCTGCTACTGGGAATTGTAGTTTTTACAAACCTGGAAAGGGACAATGTACATAACTGTGGATCCAGATTATTAAATCCAGTTGTAAATCAGTGTTCCCATGATGTTGAAGATCCTCACTAAGACGACTTTGCTTTAAAACCTTGGATCATTTTTACTACACAGGCCTTCAGAATAGTTTTAAACCCATCAGTATcaataaacttttaaatcaaaacttCAGTCAAAACTGAAGATAATGGATGAGATGTGTAGATGTGGTCGTAGATGTGCTTTAGTAGTGAAATCACAAATCTGAACtcatttttttgtaatgaaaGATCTACGGTTTAGTATGAGAATTTAGTTGTACACTAAATTTTTCACATCTTTCTATGACCTCTGAGCCAGGGCTTTCTATTTTTCCATATGGAGcactctgtgttttttttttttttttttttttctgtaactctGTCATGAGTTTTGCCAAATGTTTTTCCACTGCATTCTTTTCATCGTCACTTCAAGGTCTTTTCACTGTTATGACAAAGCGATGATAGAAGTTGTTATCAGAGAAGAGGGACATAACATTTCCTAGAAAGTATGTATTTTTCAAGGATGTATTTTTTCTactcaaatgaaaaatgtacattaaacTCCCCATTTACATCAGAACTCCCATCCTCACTGCAGGGCTCAAACCTCTTTTGAGAGAAACTCAGAACCTCCATctgaaaaacaagagaaaatacaaacagTTTTTAGGCAAAAAATTCCAGAAAGCattcaaaagattaaaaaaaataacctacATTTGGCCTTAGTCCCTTTATTTGCACTTTACTTGTAAAGAATTGCTTTAGTGTGTAAAACACTTTGGGCAGCATGACCTTAATCCTCTTGCTGTTTggttcttttcttcttcctctttgaaCCCCTCTCCTAGCTTTCTCCCAGTCTCTGATCTGTGAGAAAAGACTACATTAGAACTTCTAGTTTAGTGACACTTCAGGTAGGACATGCCTAATTGTATAGTATCCAGTATGGTGTGATATAAGCATAATTTTACAAGTTACAACCCATCAGTTATATAAAAAGTGCAACCAAACAAGTTTATGGTGATATTCAATCAAatgtgaagaaatatttaatgttaactgaccttcactTGTCACCTTCAGATGTCCatgggtcagtaaatgcagcacgTAATGTACTTTTATATGTTCTTCTAAATCATTGGCCTTAAAACTACCAGATGTGACAACTAAAGTCAAATATCCAATCATGATGAAAAACCTCTGATAAAACCTCTGATctgaaaaaatacacatttttctttttatcattaaatgtatttgcagcagtgataaaaaacCTACaccagcatcacccaaagtaaacacccgTTGTTAAActagatcattggctgtttgtttttcttcacttttttacattttacatttgctACTTGAGGGCTACTTGGTTCAGTTCTAAATGGATTCAACAGCCAATAATTTTCTACACAACGGCTCATaacttgagtcaggtgtgctggagttgggacatattgaaaacctgcaggactgcaggcCTAATGGAAGTTAATTaagtagccctgatctagaccttaaaaagaaaagatcccATTTGTgtcccccttttcctggtttgTGCCCTTACCTGttcccccatcagaacttttctagacctgcccctgcatagctgaagccTGTCAATAGCTGTCAACTACTTTGTAAAAGAAAGGTACTGCACTGATTTGTATTTTAGAGCCTGTTCATGATTTCTCCCACCACATTCATGGCCTCTAAGTTATCAGTCCTCTGTTTCCAACATCCGCACAGAAGCAATGATTTAGATAAGACGACCCTTGCTTCCCTTcgctgtttcactctcactagatatctgaacctcatctatcttcatagatgtgtgcatggctgtcataccactagtagattttacagctgtgtcgcTAGCAAACCTCATTTCTACTGATAAGTTATAGGAAGTTAAGGTAAACTATCTAAtgaatgcatgtttttattgttaaactTGACTTTTGTTACTTCAATGTGTTTGTCTTGTGTGTTTTGAGGTCCTTTGTATTTTGTGCCTGCTTTGCACTCGAACACTTGAACAGACCTTGGAGACTGTCTTCATATAAATGCTTCTTGCATTAACTTTTTTATCAGTGGATGATAATGAACTCTCATGGGGCTGAAAGTCAGGGTCTCAAACTGGGCTTAGCAACACTTCAGATCCTGAATAATTGCTCTCTGGCTCTTCATAGGAGGTGTTCACCTGCAAGGAAAAATTCTGAATTGTTATGACTGTCATTTTAACTGAGTTGTGTCCAAATCCAGGCCCATAGGGCCATTGTCTTGCagggtttagatgtttcccatTTCCAACATACCCAGGATTTCTGCTACATGTAAATAATTGTGGTACACTGccatggaaaaaataaagtgaCCATGCCTTCAGAATTATGACCTTTTTTCCCAGATGTTACAGATTATGTTGTATAAACATTAAGTCTATATTTGAGCACCTTTACGGATTGTAATAGGAATGTAATATTGTACTCAGGAAATATGACACTGCTTTGACCGAGCTCTGCTCCCAGACAAGGCTACAGCTGACTACTTTTGACAATTGAACAGACTATTGTGCATCTGATGacttacacaataaaatcatGCCGACCTGTTTTGGAGAGAACAACCATTAGCATAAGAATCAACTAATCAGTTTAGATCAGCAAGAtctatttatttggaaaatgtgctaaatgtgggCTCATTGTGCTAACTGTAGGCTACTTGTACATAACCATTTGCAAAGATGCACTGAGACGCTTGAGACATGTGCTAAGTTTGAATATTTGACAGGATAACAGCTATTATAATTTTAATTCCTGCCAACTTATACAGACCTGAACTTAAATGAGTGTAGATTATGTATTTATTAGTAACTGCAAAAACTTATCTCACCATATGAAGTTATATATTCAGGTAGGTTGGCCTAAGTAGAATACACTGATATATATTTACCTAGAGCAATTCTTTGCAAACTTTattagtctttgttttgttttgcagtacTGTACTTTCTGTCTCATACTAAATTTCTTTATCTCTGCTTTGTCAGTCTAGGCCTGATGTCCCTTTGAAAGGCATTTTTAACCTCAATGAGACATCCTGGTTGCCAGGATCATGTGTATTTTGCTGTGTATTACTAGAGTTTGGGTACATACTGTCATCTGCAGTCATCATAACAACAACATTAGTGGCTGCAGATGTTTCAGATGATCATCTGTGCACCTAcagtacataaaaaaatatgataaatactTTCTTAATACATAtctttattaaaagtttttaatccaGTTTATCAACATTTATATTACCAATGGTTATTATACTGATGGATACAGATTATTACATACAGCTTTGTAGCTGCTTggtaacacaaatatctaatcaaccaatcacatggcagcaatgCAGCACATTTACGGTCAAGAGGAGTTGCtgaagaagaaaggggatttaataataacaataataataaattacatttatttagcGCTTTTCcaggcacccaaagcactttaaattgtatcagttatttattcattcgtCATTCAtgcttggtgatggtaagcttcATTTGTCGCCACATCTGCCCTGTAGACTGATAGAAACATGGCAGCTAGTCAGCGCCTActgcctctccgaccaccatcGAACATTCATACTCATTCACACACCAGCAATGCGAACAGTAGAGGGAAgaagggtgaagtgtcttgcccccAGTGGAAGTGTCTTGCACTGACTGCCATCCTCCCCTTGTAAGGACGTCATCTGCCCTGGCTTCTGATTTGAAGATGCCGTACCATGACACAAAAGAGGAAGATTTGGTCATAACATTTGCATTATACAGCTGTGTGAAAATATTGGACAAATGTGATGTACACCAAGGTTAAATGACCTAAGGTACATATATTTTAAGTGGAAGAAGCACTGTATTTATTCAAAGATGACAATGTTGCATATGTTCTGGGTCCATGTCTTCAAAATAACCCTCTGCCCTCTCAGTTGGGCTGCATTGTGTTGCATCTACTTTATATGTTTAGGTTAAAAATGTCTACTTACTGGAATGTAAGCATAAAAACAAGTAattgctggagaaaaaaaaagcattcagTATAAGCCATATAAGCCACAAGAATAAAAAGCTTTGATTTTGTCATAGATGTAAACTATTGCAAAGGTCAATCGCAGTCTCTAAAATCACATTTAACTATGCAAACATCATCTGGATAGTtgccttaaaaatatttttccactgTAATTATGAAAAATTTGACTGATCAAGATGTTAATGACAAATAGAGAATccagaacaaaagacaaaaatctgTTCTGGATGTTTATAATATAAATGGTCTCTGATAATCTCCATTCAGCTGCACGACTGCATTCGAATTGGGTGTCTGATGATTGCTGTGGAGAACTAAGAGTGGTTCTATGGTTTCTTGAACAAGCATGCAGAAGCATTTTATGTGTCCAATGAAGTGCACAAATATGGTCTTTTGCCCACTAAAGGGATAATATTTTATCAGCAAGATACTGAAAGCACATACAGTATGGATGTTTCAGGTAGCTCCGTGGCTGACTCAACCTTTCTTCCCTCCTTCTGTAAGTGGACAGATAAAGAGGGACATAAAAAGAGCTGGACAGTGAGGAAGAGTCAGAGCAGTGTCCTCCACAGACACCGCCAGACACATCTGTCCATTAACTGTGAAATCTTGCGAGAGCCTTCTGAGCAGAAACTtttatcatcttcatcctccaccaAAGCTGCAGAGGGTAAGAGAAGCTCTTTGGTTTTTATTGAACCTTCAACTGTGAAatttaagtttaaagacttttttgTAGCTTGTGTAAGTCTTTCCACTTCATACTTGGTGTAAATTAGTGTCTAAGTAAGTCATTAAGAACAAAATTCTCAGTCATCTTGTTTTGCAATTAAATTAATCTAAGGCTGCACTGGTTTGAAAATTGTAAAATTTTAGCTTGATATTGTGTATTTCCTATTAGCACTAGCAGTACTTATGACATAACTATTAGGTGCTTTCTACACAA includes these proteins:
- the LOC121640352 gene encoding uncharacterized protein LOC121640352: MLAPLFYLSAFIALTSANPETFTVNQELDISSCILTYYQQTYSKLYTNFTEDGFVICFDGFFNPQTSQDCIVGPKPSDDQVIYTLLQPDSTYESAVQQNVATISNNMTCSVKFEIVVNGNNVAITLSSFGSETALEFSSTSEVPMNCEVKVNAGVAETLAADTVLPNAYTDISGCRISEGGIKPGATKSFSTTCTTASCSIARSLTTTGCSNQERCDGNGVCLVMNTCTVTGPTIIDIQGTYNSVGDRCVYTLVPDSWVSGFGILVEFRERRRTDVSFVDSLTLRFTNLNTNIVLKTDGEVLVNGSPQTVNSTVHNIQDIELSKDHTGVLVKMTLSGQHISVSFDGTMAQIHAEGPAGSSMGGLCGDSSSFSSAKLSSESLPGCDTQYTEPADATINCTAMTELCNILRDPSFSSYNEVLDPAPYITACSETLCKYPAMDGLRCEFMWAYARAFSLRNNTLEDWWPKAMCNPPNSICQDRFCSDHEFCGMKYSGLPGCLCRAIFASSYKESNTLANPVICTPNTTSISLVGCLLEENNINYTRLNLIDETCKGEMDQESHLVTFSFNTSNTCGALITTNKTQVNYENIIMGQNRSSSLIFRRDQFNVHFSCAHAHKAEATAVTFRIKDNSVVQQMACGEFNYTVNMKTYSDPERTQLVDLTTDVKLDQRIWMLVDTEGLDGKNVVIVLDYCWATSHLSYSSGLKHYLIYNSCANPNDTTVSVETNGEDVFSTFSFNMFQFVGCSGDIYIHCKIRLCVLEGPGACVPDCSGGARKRRSAHPSFEPDDSGFVTMAWIN